From Rhizorhabdus wittichii RW1, a single genomic window includes:
- a CDS encoding RES (PFAM: RES~KEGG: eba:ebA2475 hypothetical protein): protein MAKGAKSGPTGSRPAKAPTRKRTLAALPASPLAPSAPASAAPSRTIATPPDNLDALVKRTSWPADVTIHRIHPDEYAPDAFNPGPHGNARFSPLRNAAGNAIPTLYGGTTLECAAMETVFHDVPHAPGLKTIAKRKLRKHRYSRLQPAADLRLADLGSAALRKLGVPRVDLIESDKDIYPQTRAWAEAIHAQCPDVQGLGWVSRQDDSARALILFGDRLAPDPFSSVEAPVDIVADADTFTALIELADIIGVKITGK from the coding sequence ATGGCTAAAGGCGCCAAGTCCGGGCCGACAGGCTCTCGGCCCGCCAAGGCTCCGACGCGGAAGAGGACGCTTGCTGCCCTTCCCGCCTCCCCTTTAGCCCCCTCCGCTCCGGCGAGTGCCGCTCCTTCGCGCACTATTGCCACGCCGCCAGATAATCTTGATGCCCTCGTCAAGCGGACGAGCTGGCCTGCGGACGTGACCATCCATCGCATCCATCCCGATGAATATGCGCCGGATGCCTTCAACCCCGGTCCACACGGCAACGCGCGCTTCAGTCCGCTCCGCAATGCCGCCGGCAATGCGATCCCTACCCTCTATGGCGGCACGACGCTCGAATGCGCCGCCATGGAAACGGTCTTCCACGATGTGCCTCATGCGCCGGGACTGAAGACCATCGCGAAACGCAAGCTCAGGAAGCATCGTTATTCCAGATTGCAACCCGCCGCGGACCTCAGGCTCGCCGATCTCGGCAGCGCCGCGCTGCGCAAGCTTGGTGTTCCGCGGGTCGATCTCATCGAGAGCGACAAGGATATCTATCCGCAGACCCGCGCCTGGGCGGAGGCCATCCATGCCCAGTGTCCGGACGTGCAGGGCCTGGGCTGGGTATCGCGTCAGGATGACAGCGCGCGGGCCCTCATTCTGTTCGGCGACCGGCTGGCGCCCGATCCATTCAGCAGCGTCGAAGCGCCGGTCGACATCGTCGCCGATGCCGACACCTTCACTGCACTCATCGAGCTCGCCGACATCATCGGGGTGAAGATCACCGGCAAATAG
- a CDS encoding conserved hypothetical protein (KEGG: eba:ebA2473 hypothetical protein) has translation MATATASDFSDVRIKPLTGSARDLRARLKDDDGPIIAFQLEHGGEAAASAFAEAVRLIAPMILRNLANRETTTLEKLVDALVPAVSPPERLLTQARMNAEARKAVLEGAEWVTAAKLSEIAGFTGQNSSAQPNKWKREGRIFALRHDGNDLYPAYALDPEAQYRPVKSLAPILEVFGDELDSWDIAIWFASTNGFLGGALPKDLLVSDPGRVLAAAQDEIAGVQHG, from the coding sequence ATGGCCACTGCAACAGCGTCGGATTTCTCGGACGTCCGTATCAAGCCGCTCACCGGCTCCGCACGCGATTTACGCGCGCGCCTAAAGGACGACGACGGCCCCATCATCGCCTTTCAGCTCGAACATGGCGGTGAAGCTGCAGCCTCTGCTTTTGCCGAAGCGGTGCGGCTGATCGCGCCGATGATCCTGCGCAATCTTGCCAATCGAGAGACGACGACCCTCGAAAAGTTGGTCGATGCGCTGGTACCGGCCGTTTCGCCTCCTGAGCGTCTGCTTACCCAGGCGCGGATGAATGCGGAAGCGCGCAAAGCTGTGTTGGAAGGCGCGGAATGGGTCACTGCGGCCAAATTATCCGAAATCGCAGGGTTTACTGGGCAAAATTCGAGCGCCCAGCCAAATAAATGGAAGCGCGAAGGTAGGATCTTCGCGCTGCGCCACGATGGCAATGATCTCTACCCAGCTTATGCGCTCGACCCGGAGGCGCAGTATCGTCCCGTGAAGAGCCTCGCGCCTATCCTCGAGGTGTTCGGCGACGAACTCGACTCCTGGGATATTGCGATCTGGTTTGCGTCCACCAATGGTTTCCTGGGCGGCGCGCTTCCCAAGGATCTCCTCGTGAGCGATCCCGGACGCGTCCTGGCAGCGGCACAAGACGAGATTGCCGGCGTGCAGCATGGCTAA
- a CDS encoding cell cycle transcriptional regulator CtrA (PFAM: response regulator receiver; transcriptional regulator domain protein~KEGG: eli:ELI_14230 DNA-binding response regulator CtrA): protein MRVLLIEDDNTVASALELMLSAEGFNVYSTDLGEEGLDLGKSYDYDLICLDLNLPDMHGFDVLKKLRMGRVETPVLILSGISELDSKVRAFAMGADEYLTKPFHKVELVARINAVVRRSKGHAESVIRIGKIAVNLDGKVAEVDGARIHLTGKEYAMLELLALRQGSTLTKEMFLNHLYGGIDEPELKIIDVFICKLRKKLTLACGGENYIETVWGRGYMLRAPGEEAFEQAA from the coding sequence ATGCGGGTTTTGTTGATCGAAGACGACAATACGGTCGCGAGTGCCCTCGAGCTGATGCTGAGTGCCGAGGGGTTCAATGTCTATTCGACCGACTTGGGCGAGGAAGGCCTCGATCTCGGCAAATCCTATGATTACGATCTCATCTGTCTCGACCTCAACCTGCCGGACATGCACGGTTTCGACGTCCTCAAGAAGCTGCGGATGGGCCGGGTCGAGACACCGGTGCTGATCCTCTCGGGGATTTCGGAACTGGATTCCAAGGTCCGTGCCTTCGCCATGGGCGCGGACGAGTATCTGACCAAACCCTTCCACAAGGTCGAGCTGGTCGCACGGATCAACGCCGTCGTCCGCCGGTCGAAGGGTCATGCCGAGTCCGTCATACGTATCGGCAAGATTGCCGTGAACCTCGATGGGAAGGTCGCCGAAGTCGACGGGGCCCGAATACATCTGACAGGCAAGGAATATGCGATGCTCGAGCTGCTGGCCCTGCGCCAGGGCTCAACGCTCACCAAGGAAATGTTCCTGAACCATCTTTATGGCGGCATTGACGAACCGGAGCTCAAGATCATCGATGTTTTCATCTGCAAGCTACGAAAGAAATTGACCCTCGCATGCGGCGGCGAAAACTATATCGAAACGGTGTGGGGCCGCGGCTACATGCTCCGGGCGCCAGGCGAGGAGGCCTTTGAGCAAGCAGCCTAA
- a CDS encoding cell shape determining protein MreB/Mrl (PFAM: cell shape determining protein MreB/Mrl~KEGG: gbe:GbCGDNIH1_1470 rod shape-determining protein MreB) — translation MTTFLPQRRPEIAIDFGTANIRVLRRGDGLVFDEPSLCCVAGKHNMTSLFAAGREAYAMIDRTPAALRIARPLCRGVLQDIDAAKRVLRYALSKARGRSRWRTPAAIIGVPADATQAERGAMLTAAADAGLGPITLLTEPLAAAIGAGLAVDEPAGSMIVECGAGTTEVAVFSLGGICGTGSVRIGGDTLNRALADQVHLQHKFLIGDRSAEQLKLDYVAHKGSRSAQGDAIPVSGRCLRTGLPKTIAIKMADLDRVVEKHVAQIVKVVRDVLGQTAPDLSQDIHDKGILLTGGSALVPLMRTMIADATGLEVMTADEPAQCVAKGLERLLEA, via the coding sequence ATGACGACCTTCCTGCCACAGCGGCGACCTGAGATCGCAATCGATTTCGGGACCGCGAACATCCGCGTCCTGCGTCGCGGCGACGGCCTCGTTTTCGACGAGCCGTCGCTATGCTGTGTCGCGGGCAAGCATAACATGACCAGCCTGTTTGCCGCCGGCCGCGAGGCCTATGCGATGATCGACCGCACACCAGCGGCCCTGCGCATCGCGCGACCGCTATGTCGCGGGGTGCTACAGGACATCGATGCGGCGAAACGGGTGTTACGCTATGCCCTGTCGAAGGCCAGGGGCCGGAGCCGCTGGCGCACGCCTGCCGCCATCATTGGCGTGCCCGCCGATGCGACCCAGGCGGAGCGCGGAGCTATGCTCACCGCCGCCGCCGACGCCGGGCTCGGCCCGATCACGCTTTTGACCGAGCCGCTCGCCGCGGCCATCGGGGCCGGGCTTGCCGTCGATGAGCCCGCCGGATCGATGATCGTGGAATGCGGCGCGGGAACGACCGAGGTTGCAGTCTTCTCGCTTGGCGGGATTTGCGGCACCGGATCCGTGCGGATCGGCGGCGACACGCTCAATCGCGCGCTCGCCGACCAGGTCCATCTCCAGCACAAATTCCTCATCGGCGATCGCTCGGCCGAACAGCTCAAGCTCGACTATGTCGCGCATAAGGGCTCACGCAGCGCGCAAGGCGATGCGATACCCGTCAGCGGACGCTGCCTGCGCACCGGCCTGCCCAAGACGATTGCGATCAAGATGGCCGATCTCGACCGGGTCGTCGAAAAACATGTGGCCCAGATCGTAAAGGTCGTGCGCGACGTGCTCGGGCAGACCGCGCCAGACCTCAGTCAGGACATCCACGACAAGGGCATCCTGCTGACCGGCGGCAGCGCGTTGGTGCCCTTGATGCGCACCATGATCGCAGACGCAACGGGTCTTGAGGTCATGACGGCCGATGAGCCCGCGCAATGCGTCGCCAAGGGCCTCGAGCGACTGCTCGAAGCTTGA
- a CDS encoding Glutamate dehydrogenase (NADP(+)) (PFAM: Glu/Leu/Phe/Val dehydrogenase, C terminal; Glu/Leu/Phe/Val dehydrogenase, dimerisation region~KEGG: sme:SMa0228 glutamate dehydrogenase): MSKIDEKLEPVLDQVLRRNAGELEFHQAVTEVLESLGRVVAKYPSYLENALIERICEPERQIIFRVPWVDDQGQVHINRGFRVQFNSALGPYKGGLRFHPSVNVGIIKFLGFEQTFKNALTGLPIGGGKGGSDFDPRGRSDGEIMRFCQSYMTELHRHLGEYTDVPAGDIGVGGREIGYLFGQYKRLTNRYEAGVLSGKGLVYGGSRARTEATGYGAVYFVERMLATKQLTFDNRRVVVSGSGNVAIYTAEKITEFGGKVVACSDSSGYVVDEGGIDLALLKEVKESRRERISEYARLKGDGARFSDTGSIWDVPCEIAMPSATQNELTGRDAKALIQNGVIAVGEGANMPSTPEAVRFFREAGVLFAPGKAANAGGVATSALEMQQNASRDSWTFEQTEQRLADIMRRIHDTCASTADEFGTPGDYVLGANIAGFVRVAEAMRALGVI; encoded by the coding sequence ATGTCGAAGATCGATGAGAAGCTCGAGCCCGTGCTCGATCAGGTCCTGCGCCGGAATGCAGGAGAACTCGAATTCCACCAAGCCGTGACCGAGGTCCTCGAAAGCCTGGGCCGCGTCGTCGCGAAATATCCCAGCTATCTCGAGAACGCCCTCATCGAGCGGATCTGCGAGCCCGAGCGCCAGATCATTTTCCGCGTCCCCTGGGTCGACGACCAGGGCCAGGTGCACATCAACCGCGGCTTTCGCGTACAGTTCAACTCGGCGCTCGGACCCTATAAGGGCGGCCTTCGCTTTCATCCGTCGGTCAACGTCGGCATCATCAAATTCCTCGGCTTCGAGCAGACGTTCAAGAACGCGCTCACCGGCCTTCCAATCGGTGGCGGCAAGGGCGGCTCCGACTTCGATCCGCGCGGCCGGTCAGACGGCGAAATCATGCGCTTCTGCCAGTCCTACATGACCGAGCTTCATCGTCACCTGGGCGAATATACCGACGTCCCCGCCGGCGACATCGGCGTGGGCGGACGAGAAATCGGCTATCTCTTCGGCCAGTACAAGCGCCTGACCAATCGCTACGAAGCCGGCGTCCTTTCTGGCAAGGGCCTGGTCTACGGCGGCTCGCGCGCCCGGACCGAAGCAACCGGCTACGGCGCGGTCTACTTCGTCGAGCGCATGCTCGCGACCAAGCAACTCACCTTCGATAATCGCCGCGTGGTGGTGTCGGGCTCGGGCAATGTCGCCATCTACACCGCCGAAAAGATCACCGAATTCGGGGGCAAGGTCGTCGCCTGCTCGGACTCGAGCGGCTATGTCGTCGATGAGGGCGGCATCGATCTCGCACTCCTCAAGGAGGTCAAGGAAAGCCGCCGGGAACGCATTTCGGAATATGCCAGGCTCAAGGGCGACGGAGCGCGTTTCTCCGATACCGGCTCCATCTGGGACGTCCCCTGCGAAATCGCGATGCCATCCGCCACCCAGAACGAGCTCACTGGCCGCGACGCCAAAGCGCTCATCCAGAACGGCGTGATCGCCGTTGGCGAAGGCGCGAACATGCCCTCGACGCCGGAAGCCGTACGCTTCTTCAGGGAGGCGGGGGTCCTCTTCGCGCCCGGCAAAGCCGCCAATGCAGGCGGCGTGGCGACCTCGGCACTGGAAATGCAGCAGAACGCGTCGCGCGACAGCTGGACGTTCGAGCAGACCGAGCAGCGCCTTGCCGATATCATGCGCCGCATCCATGACACCTGTGCATCGACCGCCGACGAGTTCGGAACGCCTGGCGACTATGTCCTTGGCGCAAACATCGCCGGCTTCGTCCGCGTGGCCGAAGCGATGCGGGCGCTTGGCGTCATATAG